CGAAGCGCTGGGCACGGAGCAGCTCCAGGGCCTCCTCGGCATCCTGGGCCAGGCTCACCACCAGGTCCGGCTCGCGCGCCAACAGCCGGGCGCACACGTCGCGCACCACGGCCTCGTCATCCACCACCAGAACGGTCGAGGCGAGGGTTCCCCCACGACCCTGCTCACTCCCGCCACCCTCATCCGTTTCGAAGGGGAGATCCATGCCTTCGAGAATCGCACAGCTCGCGCCGGACTTCGAGCGAAGCGGAACGGGCCCTATGCTGTGAGACGTGGCGAGCTTCGAGAAAGCACTCGAGGAGAACCCCGCGCCGAAGCGGCTGGGTGACGTGCGCCTGCGCTACGAGCCCGGTCGGCTGCTGGGAGAGTCCCTGCCGCCCTCCTTCCTGAGGAGGCAGCTGCCGGGCACCTGTCTGGTCCTGGCGGCCCTGTGCACGGCGGGCGCGGTGGTGGGAGTGCTGCTGGGCAGCGCCCACGAGGCAGTGCCCCCCACGGCCCTGGCATTGGGCACGGCGGCCCTGGCACTGGTGGGCTATGCGCTGCGGCTGGAGGGCCAGCTGGGCCGGCGCCGCTTCGTGTTGCACTTCCCCTCCGAGCGCCTGCGGGTGGAGCAACTGCGGTGGGCACCCGGAGCCACGCGCACCGAATGGGTCCCCTTCGACGAGGTGTCCGCGGTGGAGATCGTCGAGCGCGCGCCCAAGCGCTACGCGCTGGTGGTGGCGTGGCGCCCGGGAGGCGAGCAGGAGACGCGGCGCGCGGTGCTGGTGGAGCACATCGGCGCCACCGAGGAAGAGGCCCTCTTCCGCGTGTGGCGCCTGCTGCACAACGCCTTCGGGCTCAGGGGAGCTGGACTCGCTTGAGGGTGAGCTCCACCTCGGTGCCCTCGCCCTGCTTCGACGACAGCCGCACCGCGCCACCGGACTGCACCACCAGCTCCTTGCAGATGGACAGACCCAGGCCGGTGCCGATACCCACCGGCTTGGTGGTGAAGAGCGGCTGGAACACCTTCTCCTGAAGCTCCTGGGGGATGCCGCAGCCGTTGTCCGCCACGGTGAGCACCACCTCCTGCTCGCGTGACGTCCACCGCACCTCGATGCGTCCCGAGCGGCCCGTGCCCTCCATGGCCTGCGCGGCGTTGACGATGAGGTTGAGCAGCACCTGGGTCAGCTTCACCGGGCCGAACGCCACCTTCACCGGCTCGCCCATGGTGGTGATGCGGGCGCGATCACGCACCTCGGCGCGCGCCAGCTTCACCGCGAAGGACACCACCTCGGCCACGTCCGCCGAGACCTCCATGTCCTCGCCCCGCGCCTGCGCCCTCAGGCCCAGCGCCACTCCGCGCAGATGGTCCGCGCCCGAGGCCAGGTCCTGCAGCAGCGACGGCAGATCCTCCAGCACGCTCGCCACTTCCTGCGACGAATCATTCGCCAGGTGCTTGGAGGCGTACTGCACCACGCACTCCAGATCCCTGCGCAGCGAGGACACGTTCTGCGACAGGTAGCCCACCGGGCCCATCAGCTCGTGCGCGATGCCGGCCGTCACCTGGCCCAGCGTGGCCAGACGCTCGGCCTTCATCATCCGCCCTTCCACCTCGCGGATGCGCAGCTCCAGGCGGGCGATCTTCAAGCCGTCCTCGAGCGCGGCCAGCACCTCGGCCCTGTCCCACGGCTTGACGAAGTAGCGGCTCACCTGACCGCGGTTCACCGCGTCGATGACGGCCTGCATGTCCGAGTAGGCCGTGACGAGCATGCGCTTGGCGTCCGGCGCCAGCGTGCGCGCGCGCTCCAGCAGCTCCACGCCCGTCATTCCCGGCATGCGCTGGTCCGACAGGATGACGCCAATCTCGTTGCGCTTCTGCTCCAGAAGCGTCAGCGCCTCGGCCGGTGTCGAGCAGCGGAAGATGCGGAACTTCGAGCCGAAGTTCGCCTCGAACACCCTCAGATTGAGCGCGTCGTCGTCGACATAGAGGACGGCGGGGAGGTCAGACGGATTCATGTAATTCCTCTCCGGGCCAGGCCGACCGACACCCTCACCATCCTGCCAACCCACTGCGCCCACGCCCCAAGAGATACCACGTCGCGAGCAAAACCCGATGGGCCGTGTTTCAGGATGTAAGAGGACCCGTACACACCGGGAACCCCAGCATGCTCGGCGTCCAGGCCACCACCCCGACAGCCGCGCCGGAGTGCTCAGCGAGGGGGCATGGGAGCCAGCGACAGCTCTGTCGCCTGCTCGCCTACCTCGTCCCGCGACTCCAGCTCCTGCTGAACCGCATCCAGGGACTCGAACCGCCGCGGTGGCAGGTTGCCCAGCAGCGACAGGACGACGGGAGGGGTGTCGTTCTCCCGGGCCAACCAGACGAGCTGCTCCGTGGAGAGCGGGAACACGGCGCCGAGCAGGGCGTCCTGGAGTGGCTGAGCCAGGGGCGAGGGACCTCCCATGCGCGTCTCCAGTTCCTTCATGCCCTCTTCGAGCCGGGTGCGTCTCGTGTCGTCGTCGTTCATCAGGGACAAAGTTAAGCAGCTCACGAAGGACTTGCGTGTCCTTTTCAGTGCTTCCCCAGCAAGCAGGTGTACGACCCACCTGGAGGCGACCCCCATGGCCGTCTCCCACCTCGACCCCCACCCTATCCCGAGACCCTACACACGACCCGAGGAGGAACGAGATGGCGGACAACAAGGACCCAAGCTACGCGGAGCACATCGAGCACGTGCAGGCCACGCACCCGGACCCGTGGCCCGGCATCAAGGGACGCTCCGAGGAGAGTGAGACGGACCTGCCCACCGGCACGAAGCGCGAGGAGCAGGCCAGCGTCACCGATGCCCAACGCCGGCTGGAGCACGAGATGCACGAGGACCAGAAGGAGCCGACCCGCGAGTGACGGGCCGGAGCTCCCGGGCGGGCCGCCCACCAGGGCGACCCGCCGGGACAGCGGGGGCTAGAACAGCAACCGCATCGGGTGCTCGAGCAGGTTCTTGAGCTCCCGCAGGTACTCGGCGCCGATGGCGCCGTCGATGACGCGGTGGTCGCCCGAGAGCGTCACCGTCATCAGCTTGCGCACCACCATCTGCCCGTCGCGCACCACCACCTTGTCCGAGACGGAGCCCACCGCGAGGATGGCCGCCTGGGGCGGGTTGATGACGGCGATGAACGAGTCGATGCCGTACATGCCCAGGTTGGACACGGTCAACGAGCCGCCGGTGTACTCGTCCGGCTTGAGGGCGCGCTTGCGGGCCCGCTCGGCCAGGTCGCGCGCCTCGGCGGAGATGGCCGACAGCCCCTTCTTGTCCGCGTCGCGGATGATGGGGGTGATGAGGCCGTCCTCGATCGCCACGGCGATGCCGACATCCACCGTCTCGAAGTGCAGGATGGTGTCACCGTGCAACGAGACGTTGATCTTCGGGTAGCGGCGCAGCGCCATGGCCGACGCCTTCACGATGATGTCGTTGACCGACACCTTCGATTCGAGCGCCTTGGCCTCCTCGCGGATCTTCAGCGCGGCGTCCATCTCCACGTCCACCGACAGGTAGAAGTGGGGCACGCCGGGCTTCACCTCGGCCATGCGCTGGCTGATGACCTTGCGCATGGAGGAGACGGGCACCGACTTCGGCTCGGGACGCACGCCCGGAGCCGCGGCGGGGGCCTTGCGAGCGGCGGCCGGAGCCGGCGCCTGGGTGAGCGCCTTCTCGATGTCGCTCTTCACGATGCGGCCGTGCGGACCGGAGCCACGCACCTGGCTCAGGTCCAGACCGCGCTCCCGA
This is a stretch of genomic DNA from Archangium violaceum. It encodes these proteins:
- a CDS encoding sensor histidine kinase gives rise to the protein MNPSDLPAVLYVDDDALNLRVFEANFGSKFRIFRCSTPAEALTLLEQKRNEIGVILSDQRMPGMTGVELLERARTLAPDAKRMLVTAYSDMQAVIDAVNRGQVSRYFVKPWDRAEVLAALEDGLKIARLELRIREVEGRMMKAERLATLGQVTAGIAHELMGPVGYLSQNVSSLRRDLECVVQYASKHLANDSSQEVASVLEDLPSLLQDLASGADHLRGVALGLRAQARGEDMEVSADVAEVVSFAVKLARAEVRDRARITTMGEPVKVAFGPVKLTQVLLNLIVNAAQAMEGTGRSGRIEVRWTSREQEVVLTVADNGCGIPQELQEKVFQPLFTTKPVGIGTGLGLSICKELVVQSGGAVRLSSKQGEGTEVELTLKRVQLP
- a CDS encoding pyruvate dehydrogenase complex dihydrolipoamide acetyltransferase, which gives rise to MATPIQMPALSPTMTEGKIVKWLKKEGDKVSSGEAIAECETDKSNLEIEAYDDGYLLKIVVPEGEMAKVGSPIAILGAKGEKVDAGGAKAAAPAAAPKAEAPKAAAPAPAPAPAAQPAAPAGGGDGIPVVMPALSPTMTEGKLVKWLKKEGDKVSSGQAIAEVETDKSNLEVEAYDDGVLARIVVQEGQMAKVGAPIAFLAGKGGAKAAAPAPAPSAAPQAAAPAPAPSAAPAPKAAAPAPTPGGRLRASPLAKRMARERGLDLSQVRGSGPHGRIVKSDIEKALTQAPAPAAARKAPAAAPGVRPEPKSVPVSSMRKVISQRMAEVKPGVPHFYLSVDVEMDAALKIREEAKALESKVSVNDIIVKASAMALRRYPKINVSLHGDTILHFETVDVGIAVAIEDGLITPIIRDADKKGLSAISAEARDLAERARKRALKPDEYTGGSLTVSNLGMYGIDSFIAVINPPQAAILAVGSVSDKVVVRDGQMVVRKLMTVTLSGDHRVIDGAIGAEYLRELKNLLEHPMRLLF
- a CDS encoding DUF2795 domain-containing protein; the protein is MNDDDTRRTRLEEGMKELETRMGGPSPLAQPLQDALLGAVFPLSTEQLVWLARENDTPPVVLSLLGNLPPRRFESLDAVQQELESRDEVGEQATELSLAPMPPR